The DNA region TAAAAGTCAATGAATAACTGTGTTAGATATAGCGCTAATAAAATCTAGCAAAACATGAATGGATTTCAAAGATTATCAGGCATGTTTAGAAGAATTTGTtctaaaaagagaaaaaacgtCAGTTTTCAAACAGTATACTCGTGTACAACTAATGTATTAACGAATTTTATTCATCAACACtgtaaatatgttttttttcagAGTGgttttatgtttgtttttattccAGTGATGCAGAAATGCGTTCAGCATTTAGAAGTGCCGATAAAAATAAATCTGGTAAACTCGATGCCTATGAGTTGAGGGATTTTTTGAAAAAACAGAAAAATGTCGTTTCCATGGATCTCTGTACCAAGTGGATAAGACAGAATGATAAAAACGGAGACCAAAAATTGGATTATGAAGAATTTTTGAAGTTTGTTCAATCCATGTTATGAAAAGAGGACGTTGGCTTCATTTGCTCACCTTTACAATACTAAAAACTAATATAAGACTAAATACTTAAAAGTAGCCATTTgtgtattttttaaatgaacgtatgaataaatattgaaagTTATCTGGGGAGAATAATACTTACAGTTATGCAAATAACCattatcattttaattgttCTCTTAAAATTTACGTTTATAATGTATGAGTTTCTATTACAATTAATGAGGTTTATTATATATTAGATAGCTTCTTTAAGTTATATAGTTAGGATATGTTCTTCATGAAAGTTAGAACTAAGTATCTGCGTTATCGTAAATTGATACTAACGTGTAAAAATCATATACCAGGCCTCTCAGAAACGAGCTCGATACCTACAATTATGATGGGAATAAGTCCAAACTGGAACTTAGAAGGAGCCTAGAATAAATTGCTTAAATTAAGTGGAAAACATTATAAACCAAATCAATGAGGTTGAACGAATCGgcaaattatttcatttcaaatctGAGCCTATGAACAAAATACCGTATTGTCGTTACAATCATGTGTAACTGTAAAAGTATATCTAACGAATTTTTCTTAGATTTAAAACAATACACTGCGGTGAATAACCAATACATTTACTGTACagctaaatattttattttgtgtttaaacctatcataataatacaatacaatTTCACACTGCGTACTTCGAATTTGagttatttattgtattttgtcgAGGTTCTAGGCTTATTGGGATTAATACCATTTCAAATTCGTATACAATATCCGCCAGCTGAAAATCTAGTTTCAATTATCATATTAAAATCCACGATGAGTTAACTAAAGCACAGTACGGTAAATGTGTTAATGTTCAGTTTGTTTCTCTCGTTACCATAAACCGCAATAAATACCTCATAGATGACTACCAGGGTAACGAAGGACAAATTCGAAAAAATCAAACACAAAGCGGTTTTCAATCGATTGATGGGATGATAATATATAAACAGTTTAAGTGTTATATCACCATACCCATTTTGGTTACCAAGAGGAGATTAATCTTGCAAAAGCAGGTGATATTTTTTTATAGTAAACCGATATAATCTAAAGAACTACTAGAGAGCAATGAGATTTAAAGAAATTTTTCAATCATCTTGGAAAATCCCCGGTAGTATGGTTctaaaatgtataaaaatataGCTCAAGAACTTCATGAAAATTTGGATCACTGGTTAAATGATGCAACTCTGTGTTCAAATCCGTATGGGAGGGAGTTTTGAGCTACATAGACAACCAATGATGTTAAATTTTCGGCAGCCCTCAAACTAACATCATTTCACCACGAAATTTATCACTATATTATTTCGTCCCATTCAACTGTTAGTCTAGCCAGTCAAGTACTTTAAAATGGAGAACAgttcataattaaaataaatattatgaatttgTAGCTACTGAAAAAACCGTAAGTAGTGCAAACGAATaaagcgatatatatatatatatatatatatatatatatatatatatatatatatatatatatatatatatatatatatatatgcttccACCCATAGATCATTCTAGGACTACTTTGACAAGTGCTCCTTTAAATACATGTACGAATCTCTCGACAAGATCATTTAATTGCAAGTGGTAAGGAGTTTTGGTATACTTAATGATATTTAGCTTTCTTTACCATTGGGAAAACTGATATGACGGGAAGAAAAGTCagaattagattgatttactcattatgatttttattcaacattaattccgttttaattcaatgtaacGATTATTCAGTATAGTGTTTGTTTCTATTTTCCcatattacattttattctgtataatatacaatGTTCTTGTATTCTAATGCACATGAACTATTctcagcatatgatttgttataactctgggtattatttatatatgtgattttattctaattattaatcaaaaataagtatatgaattaatatataaatgagtgtattttcacCTAGGGCAGTCGTGTTttgggggttaataaatcttcacttataccagtctttgtgttcttactttcgcgacGTGGGAATCGCAGTGGTTCCTCGGTTTTacaagtataagtgataagcgattccgacataacaatcagcgacgaccagatataacaagtagcgtCCAATCGACAAGACATATCAGTGGCGACGGAAATTTCGGAAAAAATAGAACTCATACAAAAAACGATGACTGATCACCGCACTAATAATCATGGGTATCAATGTGCACCATTATTTCAAACTTTGGACTAAAATGAGTTAATGGAGAATGTTCAGATGAAATTTTTCTTAATTCATCTAAGAGATTCTGACTGTTTAGATTGATTCCATGTTGAATTGGTGGTCAAATATTGATTCAATAGATGATGCAATCTATTCACAGAATTTACAGAAACACTGCAAGATCCAATCATCCGAAGAAATGACCGTAGTGTAGGCACTGATATCTGTTTAATAGAATCTGTATTATACAAACCTGCTGGATGACCTCTTTTGTAA from Schistosoma haematobium chromosome ZW, whole genome shotgun sequence includes:
- a CDS encoding hypothetical protein (EggNog:ENOG41KOG0027~COG:T) codes for the protein MNTLCSFKEFMVHFDVNSDDKITKTEFLEAAKQIKIGKITDAEMRSAFRSADKNKSGKLDAYELRDFLKKQKNVVSMDLCTKWIRQNDKNGDQKLDYEEFLKFVQSML